From the Dendrosporobacter quercicolus genome, the window GAGCTCCCAGCAAGAGCAATACCACCAGCGCACCGGCAAACCCCATTTCCTGGCACAACACGGCAAAGGCAAAATCAGTGTGGGCTTCAGGCAGATAATAAAACTTACTGGCGCCCATGCCCAGCCCCGCGCCAAAAAACCCGCCCGAGCCAATAGCCAGCAGGGACTGAACGGTCTGATAGCCGGTCGAATCCTGAAAAGCCCAGGGATTGATCCAGGCCGATATCCGCTCGGCCCGGTAAGCGGCTGCATAAGTTAAATATACTGCTCCCGCCGCACACAGCGCACATAGCAAGTAAAGCTGCGACCGCGGCAAGCCGGCGATAATGTAGAGAATTACACATAAACCCACAATAATGGACGCTGTCCCCATGTCCGGCTGCCTAAGCACCATAAAGCCGGTTATGCCAATAATCAGGATCGGCATGGACATCAAGGTGATCCTGCGGTTACGGTCAATTTTCGGCCCCAGATAGCTGGCAGTCAGAATGAGGGACATTAATTTTGCCAGCTCGGATGGTTGGAATTGAATGCCAAGATTCAGCCAGCGTTTAGCGCCATTTGCTTCAATACCGATAAATTTGACCGCGATTAACAGGGCGATCGTTACCACAGTCATTGGCAGCAGCAACCGCCTGAGCTTATGATAATCCAGCCGGACAGCAGCCAGCAGCCCCGCAAACCCCAGGCCAAAACTGATCAGGTGCCGTTTGAGGAAAAAATAGCTGTCGTCCAGCAGCTGCCCGGCCATCACAAAGCTGGCGCTGAAAATATTCACAGTCCCAATGATAACTAAAATCAACATAATGTATAAAACAGCCTCAACAGGGCTTACCCATAACTTCGTCTTCTGCATTTGATCCTCCAACCCAAAATCGCTTACAGCCAGCAATTGCCGACAGCTAAATTATACCAGAAAAAACTTTATTCGCCTAATAAGCAATTTAGACTGTTGGTGAATATATTATAGGAGACTGTGAACCGAGTGTCCGTACCAAAACGCTGACAAACGAAAAAGAGGTGATCATATGGATTGGGCGCCCTATAAACTCCTCCTGATTGATGCAACCGCTCATGCCTTGTTGATGGTAGACGGCGCCAAGAGCGAAGTTCTGGCCGAGCTGGCCTACCCTGACGGATATGTCCCCACTGCTTTAGCGTTAGCGCCGGACGCCAACAGGGCTTATCTGGCAACAGCCGGAAACAACGGCAGCGGCTGGCTCCTTGTTGCTGATTTACATAGCTTGTCATTCTGCCCTTCGCCAATGGAAATACCCCATCCGATGCAGTTTACCCTTACGCCCGATGGAGCGGCGGCCTATCTGGCAGATCCAGGCGGTATGCTCTATGCAGTTGATACAGCGGCAATGACGCTGACCAGCCTTGGCCAGCCGGAAAACGCCAGTTGCGTTGGCATTGCCGCCGACAGCCAAAAGGTTTATACTGCCTGGGAACATCAAAACAGCGGGAGTATTGCTATTTTCAACCACCGGGGCCAACTGATCCAAGAGCACGCCATAGCAGGCATTCCCACCAATATCGCCCTAAACGGCGCTCAGATTCTGGTCCCCTTTACCGCAAACTCCTTTACCGGCGAGGGGCTGGCTATTTTTGACCAGGCTAAACCAGACGACAGTATCCCTTCGGTTATTACCATACAATGCCCGCTGCACACAAACGGCTTAAAAGCCTATCCCTGCAGTGTCACTGTCGCCCCCGACAGACACAGCGCCTACGTGATTAATGAAGACAGCGGCTCCATTACCAAGCTTGATCTAAAACTGGCCGAGGTCACCGGAAACATTACACTGGGACGTTCAATATCAAATTTGTATATACTGCCCGATCCCCGGTTCGCAGTAGCTACCAGCAATATGTTTGCCGACCTCGCTCTGATTGATTTAGTCAACGAGCGTTTGCTGTCGGTAACAACTTCGCCTAATGAAATTCTAAGCTGCCTGGCCGTACTGGGCTAGTACCTAGCGGTCAACCGCCAGGCAGGCGCCAAAATAAGCCAGGCGGGAAGGCCGGAAAAAGGGGCTGCTCCAGGGCTGGCGGGTAGGAGCAATCGTATCAATAAAATGCTGTAAAACCGGCCGTAACAGGTGAAAATCAAGAAGAAACCCATCATGCCCGTGGGGGCTGTCAATTTCGGCATAGGCCGACCTTACTCCCACTTTACGCAGGCTATGGGCCAGTTCAGCCTGTTGGTAAGAAGGGTAAAGAATATCCGAGTTCACGCCTACTGCCAACACCCGGGCCTCAATTCGCGCCAACGCTGCTGCATAAGAAGCATAGCCGGCGCCCAAATCATACAAATCAAGAGCCCGCTGCAAACACAACAGGGAATTGGCATCAAATCGCTGAAATAGTTTATCTCCCTGATATTCGAGGTAGCTTTCCACTTCATACCGATCGTTACGAGCCTTTCGGCCAAATTTTGCGGCCATGGAAGGCTCACTTTGGTATGTAATCATGCCTAAAGCCCTGGCCAGCGCCATTCCCTGCCGGGGCCCCTCAGTACCATAGTAATCCCCGCCTCGCCAGGCAGAGTCCAGCATAATGGCTTGGCGCGCCACGTTGCTGTAAGCAATCGCCTGAGCCGAACTATAGCCCGGCGCGGCAATTGCCGCTATGCCATCCATAAATTCGGGATAGGTTACGGCCCATTCTAAAGCTTGCATTCCGCCCATTGAACCGCCCACAACCAGCACTAAATGGTGGATGCCCAAACAATGCAGCAAGCGCTTTTGGACCCGCACCATATCCCGGATGGTAATTTGCGGAAAAGCGCCGCCATAAGGCCGGCCGGTCTGCGGGTTAATTGAGGCCGGGCCTGTTGTTCCCTGGCAGCCGCCCAGAACATTGGCGCAAATAATATAGAACCGCCCGGTATCCAGCGGCCGGCCGGGGCCAACCAAGGCCTCCCACCAGCCCGGCTCATCAGCCTCATCATGCGCGGCGACATGGCTGTCGCCGGTCAGAGCATGGGCAACCAATATCACATTATCCCGCTTGGCAGTTAATTTACCATAAGTTTCATAGGCTACAGTAACATCAGTTAAACGGCCGCCATGGGCTAGAACCAGCGGATGCTGCTCTCCGGCAACCTGGATCATCCTAAGCTGCCGACGCCATTTAAAACCCTGAAAACACGGTAAATTTCCGGTCATTATTCAATCCTCCTCAATGTCACCAGTGCTCTGTACCCAGCCGTCAGCGGCAATGATGAAAAAAACGTCCTTCCCAAAGAGGAAGGACGTTCAAATTCGGCCCGCCTCCTATCTCCCAGGACAGTGCATCCTGCTGGAATTGGCACCTTTTGCATTACTGCGTGGTTGCCGGGCGTCATCGGGCCAGTCCCTCAGCCTCTCTTGATAAGAGTCTAATGTATTCTATTGTCAAAAATATTAGCGAATAAACCAATTGTTGTCAAGTGTTTTTTAATTCCGGACCTTGCCTAAGGACCGGGGCAAGCCGCTGCCCCACTTGTACTTTGTTTTCGGTTTTTCCGACTTCGCCCCTTCTGCTTCGGTTTTGCCCGCAGGCTGCTTACTTGTTGCTTCTTTATAAGTACTGGCCTTACCCATAATTTTGCCGACATCCGTCTGGGCGGCTTTTGCCTTCTTGCTTTCAGATTCCTGAAATCCTTTAGCTGCTTTCAGCTTATGCTTTGCCGCAATTTCAGCTTCCTCCCGGGCTTCCTGCTCCACCGCAGCCGGCAGGGACGGTTTGCCGGGTTCTGCACCATC encodes:
- a CDS encoding FtsW/RodA/SpoVE family cell cycle protein; the encoded protein is MQKTKLWVSPVEAVLYIMLILVIIGTVNIFSASFVMAGQLLDDSYFFLKRHLISFGLGFAGLLAAVRLDYHKLRRLLLPMTVVTIALLIAVKFIGIEANGAKRWLNLGIQFQPSELAKLMSLILTASYLGPKIDRNRRITLMSMPILIIGITGFMVLRQPDMGTASIIVGLCVILYIIAGLPRSQLYLLCALCAAGAVYLTYAAAYRAERISAWINPWAFQDSTGYQTVQSLLAIGSGGFFGAGLGMGASKFYYLPEAHTDFAFAVLCQEMGFAGALVVLLLLGALACYGGQIARQAQDGFGKMLAVGVTILVAGQGLANIAMVSGLLPVIGVPLPFLSFGGTSLIVNMVSIGILMSVGRKAGQGLPPEPRRTSGRTAEGRRRLRVLRPGGSISG
- a CDS encoding YncE family protein, with the protein product MDWAPYKLLLIDATAHALLMVDGAKSEVLAELAYPDGYVPTALALAPDANRAYLATAGNNGSGWLLVADLHSLSFCPSPMEIPHPMQFTLTPDGAAAYLADPGGMLYAVDTAAMTLTSLGQPENASCVGIAADSQKVYTAWEHQNSGSIAIFNHRGQLIQEHAIAGIPTNIALNGAQILVPFTANSFTGEGLAIFDQAKPDDSIPSVITIQCPLHTNGLKAYPCSVTVAPDRHSAYVINEDSGSITKLDLKLAEVTGNITLGRSISNLYILPDPRFAVATSNMFADLALIDLVNERLLSVTTSPNEILSCLAVLG
- the metX gene encoding homoserine O-acetyltransferase MetX produces the protein MTGNLPCFQGFKWRRQLRMIQVAGEQHPLVLAHGGRLTDVTVAYETYGKLTAKRDNVILVAHALTGDSHVAAHDEADEPGWWEALVGPGRPLDTGRFYIICANVLGGCQGTTGPASINPQTGRPYGGAFPQITIRDMVRVQKRLLHCLGIHHLVLVVGGSMGGMQALEWAVTYPEFMDGIAAIAAPGYSSAQAIAYSNVARQAIMLDSAWRGGDYYGTEGPRQGMALARALGMITYQSEPSMAAKFGRKARNDRYEVESYLEYQGDKLFQRFDANSLLCLQRALDLYDLGAGYASYAAALARIEARVLAVGVNSDILYPSYQQAELAHSLRKVGVRSAYAEIDSPHGHDGFLLDFHLLRPVLQHFIDTIAPTRQPWSSPFFRPSRLAYFGACLAVDR